TATTTTATTCATCCATTGCTTTATTTATTGAGCTAAAATGGCTCCATAATGCCCATCAACTATTACTGTAACTGTACCATTTTCCACTGTATAGCTACTATTCGTCAGTATATCTGTAACTGTACTACCATCTTCCATACTTAATTGCCAAACAGGAACTGTCACAGTATGTTTTTTAGAGTCATTATTTAATACAACAGCAATTCTATTTGTGGTATCAAAACGGCCAAAAGAATAAACTTTATTCACATCATCTACTTGCAATTTCATAAACGACCCTGTTCTTAGTGCAGGATATTGATTACGAATGCTAATGAGTTTTTGTGTTAAAGATATAGCGCTATTAGAAGGCTCTACTTGAGACCAGTCAAATGTTCTTCGATTGTCAGGATCTGCACCGCCCATCATGCCGTATTCATCTCCATAGTAAATTGTTGGTGTACCAATATACGTCATTTGAAAAATTAATGCTAAATACGTCTTCCAAATATCCCCACCAGCTCTTTCGCCAAAACGAGAAATATCATGATTAGATAAATGATTGCTCATAGTCTGTTGAACATTAGTAGGATAGTTAGCACGAGTCCCCTTTAACCAACTATCAAATTGAGAAACAGAGATTGCTGCTACATTATTACTATAATCTTTCCCTGTAATCCATTGAGAAACAGGTTGTGTAAATCCATCAAAATTAGTTGCCCCGTCCCATTGATTTCCTTGACTTGTCCAAGGATTTGCATTTCCCCAGTATTCTCCAAGTATTCCTACATTAGAATTGAATGACTTAACTGCGTTTCTAAATTCACTCCAAATTTGATGATTGACATCATTACTGCCATTTCCTCCATTTGCATCGGTATATTGTGGTGCATCTAATCGCCACCCATCGATATTATATGGTGATTTCAAGTACGTTTTTGCGACAGAATCGCTATTATTATACATTTGATTCCTTACAGCTGAACCACTAGTCCCATAATTTAATTTAGGTAAGCTATTAAACCCTAAAAAACTAGCGTATGCATTTGGCCAAGATTGGAAAGTATAAAAAGCAGACCATTTGCTAGATTGAGATTCAAAAGCTCCTAAATCAGATGAGACATTATATTTATCAAACCACTTATGACTGTCTCCAGTATGATTAAATACCCCATCCAAAATGAAGTAACCTTTCGCTCCATTAGATGAGCTATGTATATTTGATGATAATGTCGCTAAATTTTCATTCGTTCCAAATGCAGGATCTACAGTCATATAATCTTGTGTATCGTATTTATGATTAGTTGGCGCTTTAAAAATAGGATTTAAATAAATAATGTTCGCACCTAGTGTTTGTTTAATATAACTAAGCTTTTGATTAACACCAGCAAGGTCTCCACCAAAAAATACGAGATTATTGTCAAAACCAGTACCAGCATATACAGTACTTCCCCATTCTTTTTTCAAAGTTGGCTTTCCATTATACGTGTATGCATTCGTTTGCACATCATTCGAGTGATCTCCGTTATAAAAACGATCAGGAAAAATCTGATACATTATACCATTTTTCATCCAATCCGGCGTTTTAAAATTCGGGATAATGTAAAAATCTCCAGCTGATTGTTCTGATGCGGAAGCACCGTTGGCATTGTACCAAATCGTAGAATTGCCATCATTAATTTGAAAACGATAGTACTTACGTGAAGCGCTCGCAGGTATAGTTCCTTCCCAATAGTCAAATATTTTAGTAGTATCATTGGATATCCAAGACATAGGTACTGTATGAAATAATCCATCTACAGTATCATAATATTTAATATTTGCACTAGTAATATCTCCTTTAAAAACACGAAACTTCAAAGTTACATTTTGAGTTGCTGATGGTTCCAATGCACTATTATATATTGGACCTTGATCATGAAATAGACCACTCCATTCTACGTTGTTATCATTTGTGGCAGCATACCCTTTAGAAGAAAAAGGTGTAAATAACAATAATGTAGTAAAAATTAGAATGAATAACGAAAGCGTTTGCATAAATGAGCGTGAAATGTTGTTCGGTTTCATCTTAACCTCCTAATAATTTAAATTATTTTCTCCTTTACATTATATACAAAATTTTCTGAAGGTAAATAGATACTCGTTGTTTCTCAAGAAAATAAATTAAAGATTTATTACTTGGAAATAAATTTTGTGCAAAAATATCATACAGTCTATTTTGAAGATAAACAAAAGAATCCATTTCAAAAAAGGTAATCAAAATGGATCCTTTATAATGTAAGTATTAGATTTAATCACTATCTTTTAAGAAGTCTATCAATTTTTTTGTAA
The DNA window shown above is from Bacillus clarus and carries:
- a CDS encoding glycoside hydrolase family 13 protein translates to MKPNNISRSFMQTLSLFILIFTTLLLFTPFSSKGYAATNDNNVEWSGLFHDQGPIYNSALEPSATQNVTLKFRVFKGDITSANIKYYDTVDGLFHTVPMSWISNDTTKIFDYWEGTIPASASRKYYRFQINDGNSTIWYNANGASASEQSAGDFYIIPNFKTPDWMKNGIMYQIFPDRFYNGDHSNDVQTNAYTYNGKPTLKKEWGSTVYAGTGFDNNLVFFGGDLAGVNQKLSYIKQTLGANIIYLNPIFKAPTNHKYDTQDYMTVDPAFGTNENLATLSSNIHSSSNGAKGYFILDGVFNHTGDSHKWFDKYNVSSDLGAFESQSSKWSAFYTFQSWPNAYASFLGFNSLPKLNYGTSGSAVRNQMYNNSDSVAKTYLKSPYNIDGWRLDAPQYTDANGGNGSNDVNHQIWSEFRNAVKSFNSNVGILGEYWGNANPWTSQGNQWDGATNFDGFTQPVSQWITGKDYSNNVAAISVSQFDSWLKGTRANYPTNVQQTMSNHLSNHDISRFGERAGGDIWKTYLALIFQMTYIGTPTIYYGDEYGMMGGADPDNRRTFDWSQVEPSNSAISLTQKLISIRNQYPALRTGSFMKLQVDDVNKVYSFGRFDTTNRIAVVLNNDSKKHTVTVPVWQLSMEDGSTVTDILTNSSYTVENGTVTVIVDGHYGAILAQ